A genomic region of Mugil cephalus isolate CIBA_MC_2020 chromosome 5, CIBA_Mcephalus_1.1, whole genome shotgun sequence contains the following coding sequences:
- the LOC125008553 gene encoding protocadherin beta-18-like: MARDNGSPPLSSNVTVNVFISDVNDNSPQILYPAPEGNSFMTELVPKAAHGGSLVSKVIAVDADSGQNAWLSYHIVKSTDPGLFTIGLHSGEIRTQRDISESDSMKQNLIVSVKDNGQPSLSATCSMYLLISDNLAEVPELKDISYDEKNSKLTSYLIIALVSVSTFFLTFIIIILGVRFCRRRKPRLLFDGAVAIPSAYLPPNYADVDGTGTLRSAYNYDAYLTTGSRTSDFKFVTSYNDNTLPADQTLRKSPSDFVDPFEDLESSEEQNVPFKLVPSIKNYYSLVTTGHLDRELVSDYNITITATDEGSPPLSSSKTVELSVADINDNPPVFEEQSYSAYFRNFKVHVMARDNGSPPLSSNVTVNVFISDVNDNSPQILYPAPEGNSFMTELVPKAAHGGSLVSKVIAVDADSGQNAWLSYHIVKSTDPGLFTIGLHSGEIRTQRDISESDSMKQNLIVSVKDNGQPSLSATCSIYLLISDNLAEMPELKDISYDEKNSKLTSYLIIALVSVSTFFLTFIIIILGVRFCHRRKPRLLFDGAVAIPSAYLPPNYADVDGTGTLRSAYNYDAYLTTGSRTSDFKFVTSYNDNTLPADQTLRKSPSDFVDPFDDFESSEEVGNLHFA; encoded by the exons ATGGCCAGAGACAATGgttctcctccactcagcagcaacgtGACCGTGAACGTGTTCATAtcagatgtgaatgacaacTCTCCTCAGATACTGTACCCTGCCCCAGAGGGTAACTCATTCATGACTGAGCTGGTCCCCAAAGCTGCACATGGAGGCTCTCTGGTGTCGAAAGTGATAGCGGTCGACGCAGACTCTGGACAGAATGCATGGCTGTCCTATCATATAGTCAAATCCACTGATCCGGGACTTTTCACTATTGGTCTCCACAGCGGAGAGATCAGGACACAGCGGGACATTTCTGAATCTGACAGCATGAAACAGAATCTTATTGTGTCAGTGAAAGATAACGGacagccctctctctctgccacctgttccatgtatttacttatttctgatAACTTGGCTGAGGTGCCAGAACTGAAGGACATTTCTTATGATGAGAAGAATTCCAAACTGACGTCTTATCTGATCATTGCTCTAGTGTCCGTATCCACCTTCTTtctgaccttcatcatcatcatcctgggtGTGAGGTTTTGTCGCAGGAGAAAGCCCAGACTGTTGTTTGATGGAGCAGTTGCCATCCCCAGCGCTTATCTCCCTCCTAACTACGCAGATGTTGACGGCACAGGAACTTTACGCAGTGCTTACAATTATGACGCCTACCTGACAACAGGTTCAAGAACCAGTGACTTTAAGTTTGTGACATCTTATAATGACAACACGCTGCCTGCTGACCAGACTCTGAGGAAAAGTCCCTCAGACTTTGTTGATCCATTTGAAGACTTGGAGTCATCGGAAGAG CAAAACGTTCCTTTTAAGTTGGTTCCttctattaaaaactattattctCTGGTGACCACAGGACATCTGGACCGTGAATTAGTGTCTGATTACAACATCACAATCACTGCCACTGATGAGGGCTCTccacctctgtcctcctctaaaACTGTTGAGTTATCTGTAGCTGATATCAACGATAACCCACCTGTGTTCGAGGAACAGTCCTACAGTGCATAT TTTAGGAATTTTAAAGTCCATGTGATGGCCAGAGACAACggctctcctccactcagcagcaacgtGACTGTGAATGTGTTCATATCGGATGTGAATGACAACTCTCCTCAGATACTTTACCCTGCCCCGGAGGGTAACTCCTTCATGACAGAACTGGTCCCTAAAGCTGCACATGGAGGCTCTCTAGTGTCCAAAGTGATAGCGGTGGATGCGGACTCTGGGCAAAACGCATGGCTGTCCTATCATATAGTCAAATCCACTGATCCTGGACTTTTCACTATTGGTCTCCACAGCGGAGAGATCAGGACACAGCGGGACATTTCTGAATCTGACAGCATGAAACAGAACCTTATTGTGTCAGTGAAAGATAACGGacagccctctctctctgccacctgttccatatatttacttatttcgGATAACTTGGCTGAGATGCCAGAACTGAAGGACATTTCTTATGATGAGAAGAATTCCAAACTGACGTCTTATCTGATCATTGCTCTAGTGTCCGTATCCACCTTCTTtctgaccttcatcatcatcatcctgggtGTGAGGTTTTGTCACCGGAGAAAGCCCAGACTGTTGTTTGATGGAGCAGTTGCCATCCCCAGCGCTTATCTCCCTCCTAACTACGCAGATGTTGACGGCACGGGAACTTTACGCAGTGCTTACAATTATGACGCCTACCTGACAACAGGTTCAAGAACCAGTGACTTTAAGTTTGTGACATCTTACAATGACAACACACTGCCTGCTGACCAGACTCTGAGGAAAAGTCCTTCAGACTTTGTTGACCCGTTTGATGATTTTGAGTCATCTGAAGAGGTAGGAAACCTTCATTTCGCTTGA